The following proteins are co-located in the Pedobacter frigiditerrae genome:
- a CDS encoding response regulator, with product MKILIAEDDELMLKTLELRLKKDGHEIISASDGRDALSKIEQHTPDLVISDIMMPYVSGLEIVAYLAENSKEKKTPIIVLSGMGQEDIVLEAFQLGADDFITKPFSPSELSVRVKRFAAINSR from the coding sequence ATGAAAATACTAATTGCAGAGGATGACGAGTTAATGCTTAAAACTTTAGAATTAAGGTTAAAGAAAGATGGTCATGAAATAATTTCTGCAAGCGATGGACGCGATGCTTTAAGTAAAATTGAACAACATACACCAGACTTAGTGATATCGGACATCATGATGCCTTATGTATCTGGTCTGGAAATTGTTGCATATTTAGCAGAAAATAGTAAAGAAAAAAAAACCCCTATCATAGTGTTATCTGGTATGGGACAGGAAGATATTGTATTGGAAGCCTTTCAATTAGGTGCTGATGATTTTATCACAAAACCATTTAGTCCGAGCGAACTTTCAGTAAGGGTTAAGAGGTTTGCGGCTATAAATTCGAGATGA